The following coding sequences are from one Caldisericum sp. window:
- a CDS encoding peptidoglycan DD-metalloendopeptidase family protein has translation MLSRSIFHFVKVNKVKFISILVLITLLFGAGNVRSGLEDEQKKLAQYKAQLEQIKKNIVSIDKSTKEINALVDSLTSEVNYLEAEIKKTQAKIDDLSNQISFKENEIKEKEKEIAKRQSELEQAVNLSYKLTAISPIELLYEGNDPESVYKRITYVSYISDYTEKLMKQAEIDKAQLESYKAQLSKSKSEYESILKEKQEQENILLEEIDMKNRLLETLKEKKTYLLYKQSELEEEIEKEEELIQKLIEEQRKKGIYAGNFIWPARGPITSEFGMRFHPILHIWRFHDGIDIGIPTGTPVKAAASGEVIATKWLEGYGNVVIISHGQNFSTLYAHLKSFAVKEGQEVKQGQIIAYSDNTGWSTGPHLHFSIYKIDPKTGKSTPVNPRDYLP, from the coding sequence ATGTTAAGTAGAAGTATATTTCATTTTGTAAAAGTGAATAAAGTTAAATTCATCTCGATTTTAGTTTTAATTACATTGCTTTTTGGTGCTGGAAATGTCCGTTCAGGTCTTGAAGATGAACAGAAGAAACTTGCCCAATACAAGGCACAGCTTGAGCAAATAAAGAAAAACATTGTTAGCATTGATAAATCAACAAAAGAGATTAATGCGTTGGTTGATAGCCTTACAAGCGAGGTTAACTATCTTGAAGCAGAAATTAAGAAGACTCAGGCAAAGATCGATGACTTGAGCAACCAGATTTCATTTAAGGAGAACGAGATAAAAGAAAAAGAAAAGGAAATTGCAAAAAGACAGAGTGAACTTGAACAGGCGGTTAATCTTTCATATAAGCTCACTGCGATAAGTCCGATTGAACTTCTCTACGAGGGCAATGACCCAGAATCTGTTTACAAGAGGATAACCTACGTAAGTTACATATCAGATTATACTGAGAAATTGATGAAACAGGCGGAGATTGACAAAGCACAGCTTGAAAGTTACAAAGCTCAGTTGTCGAAATCAAAAAGCGAATATGAATCTATTCTTAAAGAGAAACAGGAACAAGAAAATATCCTTCTTGAAGAAATCGATATGAAAAATAGGTTACTTGAAACTTTGAAAGAGAAGAAAACATACCTATTGTATAAACAGAGCGAACTTGAAGAAGAGATTGAAAAGGAAGAAGAATTAATTCAAAAACTTATTGAGGAACAGAGAAAGAAAGGTATATATGCAGGCAATTTCATATGGCCTGCAAGAGGTCCAATTACATCTGAATTTGGAATGAGATTTCACCCTATTCTGCATATCTGGAGATTTCATGACGGGATTGATATTGGAATACCAACAGGCACGCCTGTTAAAGCTGCCGCCTCCGGAGAAGTCATTGCAACAAAATGGCTTGAAGGTTATGGTAATGTAGTTATTATTTCTCATGGTCAAAATTTCTCAACACTTTATGCACATCTTAAGAGTTTTGCAGTAAAAGAAGGACAAGAAGTGAAGCAAGGTCAGATTATTGCTTATTCGGATAATACAGGTTGGTCTACAGGTCCGCACTTACACTTTTCTATTTACAAGATCGACCCTAAAACGGGGAAATCGACACCTGTTAACCCAAGAGATTATTTACCATAA
- a CDS encoding ABC transporter ATP-binding protein has translation MIELRNVSKIYPNGTIALDKVNLKFNKGDFVILMGESGAGKTTLLKIIRGDEEPTEGEVLFENENVLKYNKTLLRRKIGFAFQDLTLIEDRTVFDNVSLPLQFKGVGFKEIHNKVEGALSEVRLRDKMYKLVKELSYGEKQRVSIARALIYEPEVLLLDEPTGNLDIDTARAVLNFVEALNERGTTVIMSTHHLIEFGNKPKGIIKIKKGRIVGKEYV, from the coding sequence ATGATTGAGTTAAGAAATGTTTCAAAAATTTATCCAAATGGAACTATTGCTCTTGATAAGGTAAACTTAAAATTTAACAAGGGCGATTTTGTTATACTTATGGGGGAATCAGGTGCGGGCAAAACGACACTTTTGAAGATAATAAGAGGAGATGAAGAGCCAACAGAAGGTGAAGTGCTTTTCGAGAATGAGAATGTTCTCAAATACAACAAAACGCTTTTGAGAAGGAAAATTGGTTTTGCCTTTCAGGATTTAACTTTAATAGAGGATAGAACTGTATTTGACAATGTCTCTTTACCTTTGCAATTTAAAGGCGTTGGATTTAAAGAAATTCACAACAAGGTTGAAGGTGCACTGAGCGAAGTAAGATTAAGAGACAAAATGTATAAACTCGTAAAAGAGTTGTCTTATGGGGAAAAACAAAGGGTTTCAATTGCACGAGCCCTGATTTATGAGCCTGAAGTACTTCTTCTTGATGAGCCTACGGGCAATCTTGATATTGACACCGCAAGAGCCGTTTTAAATTTTGTAGAGGCACTTAACGAGCGTGGAACAACTGTTATAATGTCAACTCATCATCTAATCGAATTTGGCAATAAACCAAAAGGCATTATAAAAATAAAAAAAGGAAGGATAGTGGGAAAAGAATATGTATAG
- the prfB gene encoding peptide chain release factor 2, with translation MITDETKREALETIEKINSLLDPEWLKEREQKIKDIESRTVNPDFWKDPQSKEILKLLSITKKEVSKFKELENLKNDLETMLELYEESEEHLDNELREFLKNANNLAKEFEIERFLNDPYDDLNAFVSFSAGAGGVDAQDWTEMLLKMYLRFFEKKGFEAKIIDQTVGEEAGIKSATVYVKGEFVYGLLKGESGVHRLVRISPFDANKRRHTSFALVEVVPDLGDVEDVEIDEKDLKIEIFRASGHGGQNVQKVETAVRITHIPTGITATCQDERSQSQNKAMALKILKSRLLLLEKKKQEETLKGIKGEFRSIEWGNEIRSYVLQPYKLVKDHRTGVEIGNVTEVLEGELDEFIWAYLKSKK, from the coding sequence ATGATAACAGACGAAACAAAGAGAGAAGCATTAGAAACAATTGAGAAAATAAATTCTCTCCTTGACCCCGAATGGCTAAAAGAGCGGGAACAAAAAATTAAAGATATTGAATCAAGGACGGTTAATCCTGATTTTTGGAAGGATCCACAGTCAAAAGAGATTCTAAAACTTCTATCAATAACAAAAAAAGAGGTTTCAAAATTCAAAGAACTCGAAAACTTGAAAAACGATCTTGAAACCATGCTTGAACTTTATGAAGAGTCCGAAGAGCACCTTGATAATGAACTTAGAGAGTTTTTGAAAAATGCGAATAATCTTGCAAAAGAGTTTGAAATAGAGAGGTTCTTAAATGACCCTTACGACGATCTTAATGCTTTTGTTTCCTTTTCTGCAGGCGCAGGCGGTGTGGATGCACAGGACTGGACAGAGATGCTTCTTAAAATGTACTTAAGATTTTTTGAGAAAAAAGGGTTTGAAGCAAAAATAATCGACCAAACAGTTGGTGAAGAAGCAGGTATTAAAAGTGCGACAGTCTATGTCAAAGGAGAGTTCGTATACGGACTTCTCAAGGGAGAGTCAGGAGTTCATAGGCTTGTCCGTATATCTCCCTTTGATGCAAACAAGAGAAGACACACCTCATTTGCACTTGTTGAGGTTGTTCCTGATTTAGGGGATGTTGAAGATGTTGAGATTGATGAAAAAGACCTTAAGATTGAGATATTTAGAGCAAGCGGTCATGGCGGACAGAATGTTCAAAAAGTAGAAACAGCCGTAAGAATAACCCATATTCCGACAGGTATAACCGCAACCTGCCAGGACGAACGCTCCCAATCGCAGAACAAGGCAATGGCTTTGAAGATTTTAAAATCAAGATTGCTTCTTCTTGAAAAGAAAAAGCAGGAAGAAACATTAAAGGGTATTAAGGGTGAATTTCGCTCTATTGAGTGGGGAAATGAAATTCGTTCCTATGTCCTGCAACCATACAAACTCGTTAAAGACCACAGGACTGGCGTTGAAATTGGAAATGTCACCGAAGTTTTAGAAGGAGAACTTGATGAGTTCATCTGGGCTTACCTTAAATCAAAGAAATAG
- a CDS encoding YitT family protein, translated as MSSSGLTLNQRNRIFETFKEVLGIFIGSLIYAIAIDIFIQPNHIAPGGFIGIAIILNHYIPLLKVGTTVVLMNIPLLILGLRRIGLKFFFGTILGTILSSILIDILAPFLPVFNTDPMLAALYGGFLMGAGIGLVFRFYASTGGTDLLAQLIYDFTGLPFGQALMVVDVLIIIASGFVFKDINIPLYSIIAELVSNYAIDLAQEGFLSYKVLFIITKKGGEIKKRIFEEIGRGVTEFEVRGGYTNEPRDLLLVAVLHTEVMKVKRIVVETDPESFTIVGDSSEIIGQGFKSPKERL; from the coding sequence ATGAGTTCATCTGGGCTTACCTTAAATCAAAGAAATAGAATCTTTGAAACTTTTAAAGAAGTTTTGGGTATCTTTATTGGATCTTTAATATATGCGATTGCTATCGATATTTTTATTCAGCCAAACCACATAGCACCAGGTGGTTTTATAGGTATTGCTATTATTTTAAACCACTATATCCCACTCTTGAAGGTAGGTACAACTGTTGTTTTAATGAATATTCCTCTTTTAATTTTGGGATTGCGAAGGATCGGGCTTAAATTTTTCTTTGGGACAATCCTTGGAACAATTCTTTCCTCTATTTTGATTGATATCCTTGCACCCTTTTTGCCTGTCTTTAACACTGACCCAATGCTTGCCGCTCTTTATGGTGGCTTCCTTATGGGTGCAGGTATCGGACTTGTTTTTCGTTTTTATGCATCGACTGGTGGTACTGATTTGCTTGCACAGTTAATCTATGACTTTACGGGTCTCCCTTTTGGTCAAGCATTGATGGTTGTGGATGTTTTGATTATTATTGCTTCTGGCTTTGTATTCAAAGACATAAATATTCCTCTCTATTCTATTATTGCAGAACTTGTTTCTAACTATGCAATTGACCTTGCGCAGGAAGGATTTTTATCATATAAAGTTCTGTTTATAATAACCAAAAAAGGTGGGGAAATTAAAAAGAGGATTTTTGAAGAAATTGGACGAGGAGTAACAGAATTTGAAGTAAGAGGTGGCTATACAAATGAACCAAGAGATCTTCTTTTAGTAGCAGTTTTACATACAGAGGTTATGAAGGTGAAACGTATTGTTGTAGAGACCGATCCCGAGTCTTTCACAATTGTTGGTGATTCCTCTGAAATAATAGGGCAGGGTTTTAAATCGCCGAAGGAGAGGCTATGA
- a CDS encoding glycosyltransferase — translation MEKHLFFSIIIPAHNEENYILQTLKTLEGLEYPKDRFEVIVVENGSIDQTFALVSEFKQNTTLPLKTIKLDRNGVSYAKNVGASLASDESEWLIFLDADTHLKKDFLKELEEIITKNDNLVIIATSLRPLDNSFKAKAWFSFYNFGRWVSESSMSIQIVRKDIFERIKFDETLTFNEDLTLIKQSKKFGKFYYMWTNNVFTSTRRFDKVGYLKQFLIWVWWNIIPSSKRRKISYPVVR, via the coding sequence ATGGAAAAGCATTTGTTCTTTTCAATAATAATACCTGCTCATAACGAAGAAAATTATATCTTACAAACCCTGAAAACTTTAGAAGGACTTGAATACCCTAAAGATAGATTTGAAGTTATTGTTGTTGAAAACGGTTCAATTGATCAAACATTCGCCTTAGTAAGTGAATTTAAGCAAAATACAACCCTTCCTTTAAAGACGATCAAACTTGATAGAAACGGCGTCTCTTATGCAAAAAATGTTGGGGCAAGCCTTGCTTCAGATGAATCAGAGTGGCTAATTTTCCTTGACGCAGATACACACCTTAAAAAAGATTTCTTGAAAGAATTAGAAGAAATAATTACAAAGAACGACAACCTTGTTATAATCGCAACATCGCTTAGACCTCTCGATAACTCTTTTAAAGCAAAAGCCTGGTTTTCTTTTTATAATTTTGGAAGATGGGTAAGTGAGAGTTCAATGTCTATTCAGATTGTAAGAAAGGATATTTTCGAAAGAATTAAATTCGACGAAACATTAACATTTAACGAAGACCTTACGCTTATAAAACAATCAAAAAAATTTGGAAAATTTTACTATATGTGGACAAACAATGTATTTACTTCAACAAGAAGATTTGACAAAGTTGGATATTTGAAACAGTTTTTAATATGGGTTTGGTGGAATATCATCCCATCAAGCAAGAGAAGGAAGATTAGTTATCCCGTCGTTAGATAG